Proteins from a single region of Haliaeetus albicilla chromosome Z, bHalAlb1.1, whole genome shotgun sequence:
- the CCNB1 gene encoding G2/mitotic-specific cyclin-B1 isoform X2, whose protein sequence is MKRRSAMVAPKLGLRTRIALGDIGNCTSGPKTQAAAKVMVVLGCRWKLATRSSLTLSLGKMAIRKSMLRATTKQVLPPALEPSQLAPQSPVPMEVSECSPSDDVLCQAFSDVLLDVEDVDAEDASDPSLCSSYVKDIYKYLRQLEQKNPVTPQYLDGQKINGNMRATLMDWLVQVQLKFRLQQETLYLAVAVTDRFLQDNPVSKKMLQLVGTTAIFIASKYEEMFPPHIGDFTYITDYTYTKLEICQMEVKILQALDFGLSFPLPPHFLRRISKVSEMDFQQHCLAKYLMELSILDYDMVHLLPSKIAAAACCLALQLTGYEWAIKDKYASSSNGKISTIGQLNSSCLWDLAQPLIK, encoded by the exons ATGAAACGCAGGTCAGCGATGGTGGCTCCCAAGCTGGGGCTTCGTACCCGCATCGCCCTGGGAGACATCGGCAACTGCACCTCTGGGCCAAAGACACAGGCTGCTGCCAAAGTGATGGtggtcctgggctgcaggtggaagcTGGCCACCAGGTCCTCTCTCACGCTCTCCCTGGGGAAGATGGCTATCAGGAAGAGCATGCTGAGGGCCACCACCAAGCAGGTGCTGCCACCAGCCCTGGAGCCCTCCCAG CTGGCGCCTCAGTCTCCAGTCCCCATGGAGGTATCTGAATGTTCCCCATCAGATGATGTGCTATGTCAGGCTTTTTCTGATGTCTTGCTTGATGTGGAAGATGTAGATGCGGAAGATGCTTCTGACCCAAGCCTCTGCAGCAGCTATGTGAAGGACATCTACAAGTATCTGAGACAGCTTGAG caaaaaaaccccgtCACACCCCAATACCTGGATGGCCAGAAAATCAATGGGAACATGCGTGCCACGCTAATGGACTGGCTTGTGCAAGTACAGTTAAAATTCAGACTCCAGCAGGAGACCTTGTACCTGGCAGTTGCTGTCACTGATCGCTTCCTGCAG GACAATCCTGTTTCCAAGAAGATGTTGCAGCTGGTTGGTACTACGGCTATATTCATTGCCAGCAAATACGAAGAGATGTTTCCCCCGCATATTGGAGACTTTACCTATATAACTGATTACACTTATACGAAGCTAGAAATCTGCCAGATGGAGGTGAAGATCCTGCAAGCCCTGGACTTTGGTCTgagctttcctctccctccGCACTTCCTAAGAAGGATTTCAAAGGTTTCGGAG ATGGACTTCCAACAGCACTGTCTGGCTAAGTACCTAATGGAGTTGTCCATTTTGGACTATGATATGGTTCACCTCCTTCCATCCAAGATTGCAGCCGCTGCTTGCTGTTTGGCTCTGCAACTCACTGGATATGAGTGG GCAATCAAGGACAAATatgccagcagcagcaatggcAAGATAAGCACCATTGGACAGCTGAACTCTTCTTGCTTGTGGGATCTAGCTCAGCCTCTGATTAAGTAG
- the CCNB1 gene encoding G2/mitotic-specific cyclin-B1 isoform X1 → MKRRSAMVAPKLGLRTRIALGDIGNCTSGPKTQAAAKVMVVLGCRWKLATRSSLTLSLGKMAIRKSMLRATTKQVLPPALEPSQLAPQSPVPMEVSECSPSDDVLCQAFSDVLLDVEDVDAEDASDPSLCSSYVKDIYKYLRQLEQKNPVTPQYLDGQKINGNMRATLMDWLVQVQLKFRLQQETLYLAVAVTDRFLQDNPVSKKMLQLVGTTAIFIASKYEEMFPPHIGDFTYITDYTYTKLEICQMEVKILQALDFGLSFPLPPHFLRRISKVSEMDFQQHCLAKYLMELSILDYDMVHLLPSKIAAAACCLALQLTGYEWTPTLQSCMSYTESDLLPVMRHIAKNVILVNKGVIMQMAIKDKYASSSNGKISTIGQLNSSCLWDLAQPLIK, encoded by the exons ATGAAACGCAGGTCAGCGATGGTGGCTCCCAAGCTGGGGCTTCGTACCCGCATCGCCCTGGGAGACATCGGCAACTGCACCTCTGGGCCAAAGACACAGGCTGCTGCCAAAGTGATGGtggtcctgggctgcaggtggaagcTGGCCACCAGGTCCTCTCTCACGCTCTCCCTGGGGAAGATGGCTATCAGGAAGAGCATGCTGAGGGCCACCACCAAGCAGGTGCTGCCACCAGCCCTGGAGCCCTCCCAG CTGGCGCCTCAGTCTCCAGTCCCCATGGAGGTATCTGAATGTTCCCCATCAGATGATGTGCTATGTCAGGCTTTTTCTGATGTCTTGCTTGATGTGGAAGATGTAGATGCGGAAGATGCTTCTGACCCAAGCCTCTGCAGCAGCTATGTGAAGGACATCTACAAGTATCTGAGACAGCTTGAG caaaaaaaccccgtCACACCCCAATACCTGGATGGCCAGAAAATCAATGGGAACATGCGTGCCACGCTAATGGACTGGCTTGTGCAAGTACAGTTAAAATTCAGACTCCAGCAGGAGACCTTGTACCTGGCAGTTGCTGTCACTGATCGCTTCCTGCAG GACAATCCTGTTTCCAAGAAGATGTTGCAGCTGGTTGGTACTACGGCTATATTCATTGCCAGCAAATACGAAGAGATGTTTCCCCCGCATATTGGAGACTTTACCTATATAACTGATTACACTTATACGAAGCTAGAAATCTGCCAGATGGAGGTGAAGATCCTGCAAGCCCTGGACTTTGGTCTgagctttcctctccctccGCACTTCCTAAGAAGGATTTCAAAGGTTTCGGAG ATGGACTTCCAACAGCACTGTCTGGCTAAGTACCTAATGGAGTTGTCCATTTTGGACTATGATATGGTTCACCTCCTTCCATCCAAGATTGCAGCCGCTGCTTGCTGTTTGGCTCTGCAACTCACTGGATATGAGTGG ACACCAACTCTGCAATCCTGCATGTCTTACACTGAGAGCGACCTTCTACCAGTTATGCGGCATATAGCAAAGAATGTAATCCTTGTGAATAAGGGTGTTATCATGCAGATG GCAATCAAGGACAAATatgccagcagcagcaatggcAAGATAAGCACCATTGGACAGCTGAACTCTTCTTGCTTGTGGGATCTAGCTCAGCCTCTGATTAAGTAG
- the CENPH gene encoding centromere protein H codes for MKPMQWEPGAADVGVDAEADMDAEADMDTEADMDTEADAEADAPERKADVLLLLRLRDQIKQQLAEYSTAADARQVICCDYVKNQNKIKKDIEDWERRMEEVTISLQNKTLALQRIQLTFALRNKMKQNDDDDSRLITETVKRIVALSQRIIKCQQQARENEQKLIDIRRKRLTLKTAGREKLLQVHTIMKKQKEEQASVNMIETLEVIRNNLEKEIQMTTVIKNVFQSIIIASRVNWAEDPSLKAIVLQLEDDVYLL; via the exons ATGAAGCCGATGCAGTGGGAGCCGGGCGCGGCGGACGTGGGCGTCGACGCGGAGGCGGACATGGACGCGGAGGCGGACATGGACACGGAGGCGGACATGGACACGGAGGCAGACGCGGAGGCGGACGCGCCCGAGAGGAAGGCGGACGTCCTCTTGCTGCTCCG gctgaGGGACCAGATCAAGCAGCAGCTCGCGGAGTACAGCACGGCGGCTGATGCCC GTCAAGTAATTTGCTGTGATTACGTCaagaaccaaaacaaaatcaagaa ggaCATAGAAGATTGGGAAAGACGTATGGAGGAAGTAACCATCTCTTTACAGAACAAGACGTTAGCCTTGCAAAG GATCCAACTTACGTTTGCcctgagaaacaaaatgaagcaaaatgatGATGACGACTCACG ACTGATCACGGAAACTGTGAAACGCATAGTAGCGCTCAGCCAGAGAATAATTAAATGTCAGCAG caAGCACGTGAGAATGAGCAGAAATTGATTGACATTAGAAGGAAAAGACTCA CACTAAAAACAGCTGGAAGAGAGAAACTACTGCAAGTTCATACcataatgaaaaaacaaaaggaggaaCAAGCAAGTGTGAACATGATCGAAACACTGGAGGTGATACGtaataatttggaaaaagagATACAGATGActacagtaattaaaaatgtatttcag AGTATCATAATTGCAAGCAGAGTTAACTGGGCAGAAGATCCATCTTTGAAGGCAATTGTTCTACAGCTTGAAGATGATGTCTATTTGCTGTGA
- the KGD4 gene encoding alpha-ketoglutarate dehydrogenase component 4 yields MGSKMAAASRVVQVVKPHTPLIKFPDRKSSPRPKIQESLQASVPSLHASKAQDSVGGRSPAFQSISPVSRVQGTPDTSELARTLPQKYRRKLMSDEEIEYIQRGGPE; encoded by the exons ATGGGCAGTAAGATGGCGGCCGCCAGTAGGGTCGTTCAG GTAGTCAAGCCACATACGCCGTTAATTAAGTTCCCGGACAGAAAAAGTAGTCCCAGACCTAAAA TACAGGAATCTCTACAAGCAAGTGTGCCGTCTCTCCATGCTTCAAAAGCACAGGACTCTGTAGGAGGCAGATCACCGGCCTTTCAAAGTATTTCACCTGTTAGTAGAGTACAAGGTACACCAGACACTTCTGAATTAGCAAGAACCTTACCtcagaaatacagaaggaaacTTATGTCAGATGAAGAGATTGAATATATTCAA CGTGGAGGTCCAGAATAA